A stretch of the Polyangium spumosum genome encodes the following:
- the tnpB gene encoding IS66 family insertion sequence element accessory protein TnpB (TnpB, as the term is used for proteins encoded by IS66 family insertion elements, is considered an accessory protein, since TnpC, encoded by a neighboring gene, is a DDE family transposase.), with the protein MFTLPPALRIYVATTPADMRKSFDGLSAAVAQLIGQDPTSGHLFVFRNRRGDQIRVLFWDRTGYCIIAKRLARGRFHLPLPASPDARHLEVDAAELGLLLEGIDLSDAQRRKRFRLLPRPSRTA; encoded by the coding sequence ATGTTCACGCTCCCTCCCGCCCTGCGCATTTACGTGGCGACGACGCCCGCCGACATGCGGAAGAGCTTCGATGGTCTCTCCGCCGCGGTGGCGCAGCTCATCGGCCAGGATCCGACCTCGGGCCACCTCTTCGTGTTCCGTAATCGTCGCGGGGATCAGATCCGCGTGCTGTTCTGGGATCGCACCGGGTATTGCATCATCGCGAAGCGCCTCGCGCGCGGCCGGTTCCACCTGCCTTTGCCCGCGTCGCCCGACGCGCGCCATTTGGAGGTCGACGCCGCGGAGCTTGGCCTGCTCCTCGAAGGCATCGACCTCAGCGACGCCCAGCGCCGCAAGCGGTTCCGGCTCCTGCCCCGGCCCTCGCGCACCGCTTGA